Proteins co-encoded in one Natrinema sp. CBA1119 genomic window:
- the rdfA gene encoding rod-determining factor RdfA: MSDAVENEHQCTCKIGRAIDRYDLDGLNGELQHRRDVADASLRTLAEYINERILETALAEVETDLTDVAYGAVSADDALSAVYETLTSDTVPADREARVRKRFEQNGIDIEEIESDWVTHPTVRSHLNDCLQIDTARTTKITAGSARNTIEWARTRCARVVEQTISRLVSAGIVSIRDTEVAVTIQITCSDCGSTYRFGELLEYGSCACSADETTPLDHR; this comes from the coding sequence ATGAGTGACGCGGTCGAGAACGAACACCAGTGCACGTGCAAAATCGGTCGCGCCATCGATCGGTACGATCTCGACGGACTGAACGGAGAACTCCAGCACCGACGCGATGTCGCGGATGCGAGCCTTCGGACGCTCGCGGAGTATATCAACGAGCGGATCCTCGAGACGGCGCTCGCCGAGGTAGAGACCGATCTAACGGACGTCGCGTACGGGGCAGTTAGCGCCGACGACGCCCTCTCAGCGGTGTATGAAACGCTGACGAGCGACACAGTGCCGGCCGATCGCGAAGCGCGAGTCCGAAAACGCTTCGAACAGAACGGAATCGATATCGAAGAGATCGAGTCCGACTGGGTCACGCATCCCACCGTCCGTTCCCACCTCAACGATTGCCTACAGATCGACACGGCCCGGACGACGAAAATCACGGCCGGATCAGCACGAAATACGATCGAATGGGCGCGAACGAGATGCGCTCGAGTCGTCGAACAGACAATCTCGCGGCTCGTCAGCGCAGGGATCGTCTCGATTCGTGATACCGAAGTCGCCGTCACGATTCAGATAACGTGTTCCGACTGTGGTTCGACGTACCGATTCGGAGAGTTACTCGAGTACGGATCGTGTGCCTGCTCCGCCGACGAAACGACCCCATTGGATCACCGATAG
- a CDS encoding SDR family oxidoreductase: MATHPLADNGAIVTGASAGIGRETARALAADGADVALVARREDRLTKLAAEIESETDASALVCPADVSNEDEVEAAVEKTVSEFGRLDVLVNNAGIATDSETPVEEFPTDQYRTVMGVNVDGMFYAARAAIPHLRETNGTAIFVASYAGKNPSPGAPLYAATKWWTRGFAKSLAGQVGTDDIAVSIVNPSEVRTEFGKEFRERISKERYEQDEVTGPRAVADAIAFAARQKTPNTVSELDLYRRDKFSG; this comes from the coding sequence ATGGCAACCCACCCACTGGCAGACAACGGAGCGATCGTTACCGGTGCGAGCGCGGGAATCGGACGGGAAACGGCTCGCGCACTCGCAGCCGATGGTGCCGACGTCGCACTCGTCGCCCGTCGAGAGGATCGGTTGACGAAACTCGCGGCCGAAATCGAATCCGAGACCGACGCGTCAGCGCTCGTCTGTCCCGCAGATGTGAGCAACGAAGACGAGGTTGAGGCGGCCGTCGAGAAGACGGTCTCAGAGTTCGGCCGTCTCGACGTGCTGGTGAACAACGCGGGGATCGCGACCGATTCCGAGACGCCCGTCGAGGAGTTTCCGACCGACCAGTATCGGACCGTCATGGGGGTGAACGTCGACGGGATGTTCTACGCGGCCCGGGCAGCGATTCCGCACCTCCGTGAGACGAACGGAACGGCGATTTTCGTCGCGAGCTACGCAGGCAAGAATCCCAGTCCTGGCGCGCCGCTGTACGCGGCGACGAAGTGGTGGACCCGTGGATTCGCGAAGAGCCTCGCGGGACAGGTCGGGACGGACGACATCGCCGTCAGCATCGTCAACCCGTCGGAAGTCCGGACGGAGTTCGGCAAGGAGTTCCGAGAACGGATCTCGAAGGAACGCTACGAACAGGACGAAGTCACCGGGCCTCGAGCCGTCGCCGACGCGATCGCGTTCGCCGCGCGTCAGAAGACGCCCAACACGGTGAGCGAACTGGACCTGTACCGTCGCGACAAGTTTTCCGGCTAG
- a CDS encoding MFS transporter, which translates to MGLNTNDRSIAGFTMAGHSLVHWFETSIPIFLVVWLAEFDVSVALAGVIVAFGYALFGLGALPAGVLVDRYGPKRLILLCLVGMSASFLVLALSMSIYAVAIGLICWGVTASVYHPAGLALISTGVEERGTVFAWHGIAGNAGIALGPFAAATLLFLVDQWQLVAAILAVPGFVAAAYGLQADFDSTAAESEADAEANDALSLGEFLTNSRVLFTSAFAVVFAIIAVEGLYYRGMLTYLPEILHGLPAIGDITLSTNLEGISPGDYIYVSLLVVGMAGQYVGGKLTDRIRSERGLIAIFAVLCVLALAFVPIMSMGLVPIVLYCILLGFFLFATQPLYQDAVAVHTPARARGLSYGYTYVGKFGIGPVSIAIGGFILGGFSTALFFGVLAAFAFGGMALTAGLLVALNRTNWWQTTTGATKSSD; encoded by the coding sequence ATGGGACTCAACACAAACGATCGGTCGATCGCCGGCTTCACGATGGCAGGCCATTCGCTGGTCCACTGGTTCGAGACGTCGATTCCGATCTTTCTCGTCGTCTGGCTCGCGGAGTTCGACGTTTCGGTTGCACTGGCCGGCGTCATCGTCGCGTTCGGATACGCCCTGTTCGGGTTGGGCGCACTTCCCGCCGGCGTCCTCGTCGACCGATACGGTCCGAAACGGTTGATCCTGCTCTGTCTCGTCGGTATGAGCGCCTCGTTTCTCGTGCTCGCTCTCTCGATGTCGATTTACGCAGTCGCGATCGGACTCATCTGCTGGGGCGTCACCGCGAGCGTGTACCACCCCGCCGGACTCGCACTCATTAGCACCGGCGTCGAGGAGCGCGGGACCGTCTTCGCCTGGCACGGGATCGCCGGCAACGCCGGTATCGCCCTCGGCCCGTTCGCCGCGGCGACGCTGTTGTTCCTCGTCGATCAGTGGCAACTCGTCGCCGCAATCCTCGCTGTTCCGGGGTTCGTCGCGGCCGCGTACGGGCTCCAGGCCGACTTCGATTCGACCGCCGCCGAAAGCGAGGCGGACGCCGAGGCAAACGACGCCCTGTCGTTGGGCGAATTCCTGACGAACTCGCGAGTGTTGTTCACGAGCGCGTTCGCCGTCGTCTTCGCCATCATCGCCGTCGAAGGGCTCTACTATCGCGGAATGCTCACTTACCTGCCGGAAATCCTTCACGGTCTTCCCGCGATCGGCGATATCACGCTTTCGACCAACCTCGAGGGAATCTCGCCCGGCGATTACATCTACGTCAGTCTGCTCGTCGTCGGAATGGCCGGTCAGTACGTCGGCGGTAAGCTCACCGACCGTATCCGATCGGAGCGCGGGCTGATAGCCATTTTCGCCGTCCTCTGCGTCCTCGCGCTCGCGTTTGTGCCGATCATGTCGATGGGGCTAGTGCCCATCGTCCTCTACTGTATCCTACTCGGGTTCTTCCTCTTCGCCACCCAACCCCTCTACCAAGATGCAGTGGCGGTCCACACACCCGCACGTGCACGAGGCCTCTCGTACGGCTACACCTACGTCGGTAAGTTCGGTATCGGTCCGGTAAGTATTGCGATCGGTGGATTCATCCTCGGCGGGTTCTCGACGGCGCTGTTCTTCGGCGTGCTCGCGGCGTTCGCGTTCGGTGGGATGGCGCTGACAGCGGGACTGCTCGTGGCGCTCAATCGCACGAACTGGTGGCAAACGACCACGGGCGCGACGAAATCGAGCGACTAA
- a CDS encoding TRAP transporter fused permease subunit produces MVYSTADKNRLEIANDVVTGLAILTWVWILYFAFTQGIQRILFTVTFLGSVMLVYLGNELIEAYEDGDKLGLAGLTLSAFITAGTTVYLIVNYRELLRVRVGTAFGYEYAIAIAFFLVILYLSYRAYGLTFLAVIVGVILYGLYGNLAPGILRHAGFSVERMMSIMVLDFQGVYGSISRIIATWVALFLLYAGLMRGFGAFDLIMRIGLRSANYVRSGVALSAVTSSIIIGSITGSQAANTAITGSFTIPLMKETGMKGETAGGIESVASTGGQIMPPIMGAAAFVMASLLGITYLDVIIAGIVPAMIFYGSVTIAVHYKGIGQLRGQTTKINVESQFEEEMSQKEFIIQCLRFGIPFAILVYILGVLQYTVLTAALYTIIAMFITGFGFPLVQTATEGGDLGAEFVSLLGDAAFGFREGAMILAPIAIIIAAINGVVDVFTASGIPGILSLALLDLSGGVMLTAVILAMVISIVLGMGMPTVAAYVIVAALIAPALVQQFFVPDLAAHFFVLYAAILSGLTPPIAIAVVVATGIAESNFWRTAHEAMKISAPIYVLPFAFIYNPELVVGGFGIDTLFSGLIALAGALGISHGLNYYGTFFHESPFIKFPVKTVFFVLGVLAMVYPDDMVRLGCVAVIFGMIAIQLRKPILERVGGRYGTDSIGTTRD; encoded by the coding sequence ATGGTTTATTCAACAGCAGACAAAAACCGACTAGAGATCGCCAACGACGTAGTGACCGGACTCGCTATCCTGACCTGGGTCTGGATCCTGTACTTCGCGTTCACGCAAGGAATCCAGCGAATTCTATTCACTGTCACGTTTCTTGGATCGGTCATGCTCGTCTATCTTGGAAACGAACTCATCGAAGCGTATGAGGACGGTGACAAACTGGGGTTGGCCGGTCTGACTCTCTCCGCGTTCATCACCGCCGGAACGACGGTGTACTTGATCGTGAACTACAGGGAGCTGTTGCGTGTGCGCGTCGGTACGGCGTTTGGCTACGAGTACGCAATCGCCATCGCGTTCTTCCTCGTCATCCTGTACCTGTCGTACCGAGCCTACGGACTCACGTTTCTGGCCGTAATCGTGGGCGTGATCCTCTACGGACTCTACGGGAACCTCGCACCGGGAATTCTGCGCCACGCGGGATTCAGCGTCGAACGGATGATGAGCATCATGGTGCTCGACTTCCAGGGGGTCTACGGCTCTATCTCGAGAATTATCGCGACCTGGGTCGCCCTATTCTTGCTATACGCAGGGCTGATGCGTGGCTTCGGCGCGTTCGACCTCATCATGCGAATCGGCCTCCGATCCGCTAACTACGTCCGATCGGGCGTCGCCCTCTCCGCGGTGACCTCGAGCATCATCATCGGCTCGATTACCGGCAGTCAGGCTGCGAACACGGCGATCACCGGTTCGTTCACGATCCCGCTGATGAAGGAGACGGGAATGAAAGGCGAGACCGCCGGAGGGATCGAATCCGTCGCCTCGACCGGCGGGCAGATCATGCCCCCGATCATGGGCGCGGCCGCGTTCGTGATGGCCTCGCTACTCGGAATCACCTACCTCGACGTGATCATCGCCGGAATCGTTCCCGCGATGATCTTCTATGGTTCCGTCACCATCGCCGTCCACTACAAGGGGATCGGCCAGCTCCGCGGACAGACGACCAAGATCAACGTCGAGAGCCAGTTCGAGGAAGAGATGTCGCAAAAGGAGTTCATTATCCAGTGTCTCCGGTTTGGCATTCCGTTCGCCATCCTGGTGTACATCCTCGGCGTCCTTCAGTATACGGTGCTCACGGCCGCGCTGTACACGATCATCGCGATGTTCATCACCGGCTTCGGGTTCCCGCTGGTCCAGACAGCGACGGAGGGTGGCGACCTCGGGGCCGAGTTCGTCAGTCTACTCGGCGACGCGGCGTTCGGCTTCAGAGAAGGGGCGATGATCCTCGCACCGATCGCGATCATTATCGCCGCCATCAACGGCGTCGTCGACGTCTTCACCGCATCAGGGATTCCGGGAATTCTCTCGCTGGCCCTGCTAGACCTTTCCGGCGGCGTCATGTTGACCGCGGTTATCCTCGCGATGGTCATTTCGATCGTTTTGGGGATGGGGATGCCGACGGTCGCCGCGTACGTCATCGTCGCGGCGCTGATCGCACCGGCGCTGGTCCAGCAGTTCTTCGTTCCGGACCTTGCAGCACACTTCTTCGTGCTGTACGCTGCGATTCTGTCGGGACTGACGCCGCCGATCGCGATCGCGGTCGTCGTCGCGACGGGAATCGCGGAGAGTAACTTCTGGCGGACGGCCCACGAAGCCATGAAGATCTCCGCACCGATCTACGTCCTTCCGTTCGCGTTCATCTACAACCCCGAACTCGTCGTCGGTGGGTTCGGTATCGACACGTTATTCTCGGGACTCATCGCACTGGCCGGTGCACTGGGAATTTCTCACGGCCTCAACTACTACGGGACGTTCTTCCACGAGAGTCCGTTCATCAAATTCCCCGTCAAAACCGTCTTCTTCGTCCTCGGCGTTCTCGCGATGGTCTACCCGGACGACATGGTGCGTCTCGGCTGCGTCGCCGTTATCTTCGGGATGATAGCGATTCAGCTCCGAAAACCGATCCTCGAGCGCGTCGGCGGACGATACGGAACCGACTCCATCGGAACCACCAGGGACTAG
- a CDS encoding TAXI family TRAP transporter solute-binding subunit: MFGNDRQTRRDVLRGTAGIGAISIAGCLGGDGGDQVDLTVGSSSSGSSTYGNSQAIQRVVSQESDYLNFITQDAGGDPQSIRLYADGEINSYSAGNYIMNQALTETGPFSDEPVSEFPQLGFGHLSLNLYWMALEDSDIQTTDDLAGRDVYCLPASWGLRAMTEEMYGEAGLWEGLEENVVNVETSQAASALDEGRAEAFIVYTSNYTQLPSWATEIDSRVSVRAIEMTDDYVQAAQDFAGAGYEEVDEIGGWEQDVQGGDFPKHTWTETYPYYFSPDISADAVYDLMEICHNNYESMQEANPTILDWSDPSNFTFALVHTDEIPIHPGAADWYEENDVWDDSWTRGDE, translated from the coding sequence ATGTTTGGGAATGACAGACAGACACGCAGGGACGTACTACGGGGAACTGCTGGAATCGGGGCGATTTCGATCGCCGGCTGTCTCGGTGGCGACGGTGGGGATCAGGTCGATCTGACAGTCGGTTCGTCGTCATCCGGTTCGTCGACGTACGGTAACTCGCAGGCGATTCAGCGGGTAGTGAGTCAGGAATCGGACTACCTGAATTTCATTACGCAGGACGCGGGCGGTGACCCCCAATCAATCCGACTGTACGCTGACGGGGAGATCAACTCCTACTCCGCGGGAAACTACATCATGAACCAGGCGCTCACGGAGACGGGTCCGTTCTCCGATGAGCCCGTTTCGGAGTTTCCACAGTTAGGATTTGGTCACCTCTCGCTGAACCTTTACTGGATGGCACTGGAGGACAGCGATATCCAGACTACCGACGACCTCGCCGGGAGGGACGTCTACTGTCTCCCCGCTAGCTGGGGACTCCGTGCGATGACCGAAGAGATGTACGGCGAAGCGGGTCTCTGGGAAGGCCTCGAAGAGAACGTCGTCAACGTGGAGACGAGCCAAGCGGCCAGCGCACTCGACGAAGGGCGGGCCGAGGCATTCATCGTGTACACCTCGAACTACACCCAACTGCCTTCGTGGGCGACGGAGATCGACTCGCGCGTCTCCGTTCGGGCGATCGAGATGACCGACGATTACGTGCAAGCAGCACAGGACTTCGCAGGCGCTGGCTACGAAGAAGTCGACGAGATCGGCGGCTGGGAGCAGGACGTTCAGGGCGGTGACTTCCCGAAGCACACGTGGACGGAGACCTACCCGTACTACTTCAGTCCGGACATCTCCGCGGATGCCGTCTACGACCTGATGGAGATCTGCCACAACAACTACGAGTCGATGCAGGAGGCGAATCCGACGATCCTCGACTGGTCCGATCCGTCGAACTTCACGTTCGCGCTGGTCCACACCGATGAGATCCCGATCCACCCGGGAGCCGCGGACTGGTACGAAGAGAACGACGTCTGGGACGACAGCTGGACTCGCGGCGACGAATAA